CAAGGGTCTGCTGGAAACCTTGCATCCTGGCATTCATGTGAATGTTATTTTGAAACGCATCACCTACTGTACACaaacctacctaaacattgttgcagaccaagtaAAGACAGAGTTTAAGGCCTTTAAATTTTCCAGATCTtaatctgtgggatgtgctggacaaacaagtccaacccatggaggccccacctcaCAGCGTAAAGGACTTTAGAGATAAGTACAAGATGAGTCAGATCTGTTTTAATGGCACGAGGCGGACGTTATGCTGGTGGTTTGATCAGACAGTAGGATATATACTCTTCATTACTTTTGAGACAGGAGAAAATTTTTCACACTTTAAAGGAAGGAATAACCATATGAAAACCAAATTTAGCCCACACCTGATACACTGCTCGGTGCTCCTCCAGCACCTGATCCTCCATCTCCACCAACTGGGACACCATCTCATGAAAAGTGAAGAGCTGAGGAGAAACTTCCTCttcctaaaaataataataataataataagtacaaataaaataacagaccGCATTGTGCATTCCAGTTAATAATAGCACCCAATTTCTGACCagacaaatgaaacaaaacctTATTTTTGATTCAGATTAATCCAATATTTGTTATGTAAAACCGCTTAACAGAAGCTTCTGATATTTTAATACATTCTGATTAAGTCGTCTTGAGTTTGTTTCGTACATTCTGTTCACAGAGCAGCTTGAGGTCATCTCTCTGGGGGGAGCTGATCAGCTCCCACTCCTCATCCATGATGTTTAGCTGGTTGATAGCGTTGATGGCGGGTCGAAGTCCTTCAGCCATGTTGTTTGGGTCCACGGTCAGCTCCTTCACTCTGTGTGACATTTTTTAAGTGTGAACGTAATCTTGACTTGGTTCTTTTGATAGAAATATTTTTCATATCACAGAACCTGATCTTTTTAATAACAATCAGAAACCTATATAAAGTGACTAAAGCAGGATTGGGTATCTAAGGCATCTTAATATACACATTTCATTTGccatatggtaaaaaaaaaaaaattatatatatatatatatatatatatatatataaataaatataaatatatatacacacagtaataTTACAAAAAGTGCAGATTAACATGTCAAAACACTAATcctacaaacaaaaataatattttaatggcAGTAGTCATAGtaggaaaaatagaaaactAAGGATCACTTAGTTATTGCAGAACGgtttagtaattaaaaaaaattaagatttgaTCAAGCCCCAAAGTGCCTAGACACTCTCACCACTCACCTTACTGCTTATTATATTAGATCTTTTATTGATGCACACAACAGAGGCAAAGCACACATGCCCAGGGTTAGAAAGTGAAATgaaagcaaattaataataagtgGAAGGCTGATGAAAAATATTTCACCAAGCAAACCACTCAAGAATGAGACAGAGAagcagtcttttttttaaatacagtaagtccAAGACGTACAAACAATATCTCACCTACCCGAAGTCAGTGCGGTTTCACGTAGTGGCCGCAAGTGTGGTTTATCGTGATTCACTGTGAGGTTTTGCAGTTTTGGCTCGGTGATTATGTTTCAATTTTTGTTCTACGCGTAAAATGTAACAGGTTTAATTAGTTCGTGGACCCTGTGGAACCTCACAGAACATCgggtttggtgttttggtttaAATTATACTCTCATGAGACTGCGCCTCCAAATCGCAAAGGGAATCCTGGTTACCTTGTTGAAAGGCAGTCCCGGGAAGACGACGCTAGTGTTTACAACGCTTTTGAATGTATGGTATATTGTCTCAGAGCTGTACTGGAACCTGATTTTCCGAAAAtaggattattcaccaacaAAGTCAAGGTATTGGAGTGGCCATCACAAAGCCCTGATCTCAATCCTATTAAAAATTTCTGCTGAAATTTGTAACTCAAACTGTTCCTAAgtcagggacttactgtatgCCCTAATGGGAGGCTGTGTGTGTTATCTATGCATATGAGTCAGCATTAAGGTGCAAGCTTCTTCTCATGCATCATGGTTGTCACAATCAGCCAGCTAGACGCATACAAAGATTAAACAATGTGGATCTGCTGCTAAGGCAGATGGGAAGCTGGATAAATAAGCTTGTGCTCATACTCGCAAGTGGGAGAGAGCCCAGAACGACTTCCTCCCTGGGAAAATGGAATGTCTGAGGGACTAATCCCAAACTCCTTTACTCTGGAGCAGCAAAGAATAAGCAGGAAAAAAGTAGTAAAGTGAGAAAGACAGTAAAAGGAAGAATCAGAGCACAACTGTTTGCCCTGCACACAAAATCACTTATACACAATTCATTCTtttagttatataaaaaaaaaataaagtacctTTGTAAATTCTAAACATACAGAAAACCAAAGAGACTGCACTTTTACCTGTTGGCGTATCGTAGGGTGTTTAGAGTGTTTTCACAGGAAGCCATTCCAGGAGAGATGGTGGCAATCTGATCAAGAATAACAAATCATAATCAAAGCTGTCCATTGATAAACCAGCATTTCATAAAAGGTGGGATTAAAATATGTGTGAAACAGGGAATTCATGTTCACCATGCATGTCCTCGAGTTCTCCCCTATGAATGAGTCTCTAAGCACTTGTGTAAGTTTGCTGGCTCTAAATGGCGTGTGCGGTTTGTTCCGCCCCAGGGCTCTAATACACTCCTAGATGAAGACAAGGCACCAGACATTTTAAGCATCAATATATTAACCATTCACAGGAAATTATTACTAATGATCCGACTTTTATGAAAGACGTTTTGAATCCGAATGTAATGGTAACTGCAGGTTTCTCTGCTGACTGACGAACCTTCAGTGCAAGTAGACTCTTGTTGATCTCTGCTCCTTCCAGTCGTGTCTGCCGGTCAGCACTGGATGTATCTGCACCACGCTCGTTTCCTGCCAGGTCAATCAGTGAGAACTTGCCATGCATCTTCCCCTTCCTGCGCAGAATAATCTGGAAGACAGCATGACTGCGGGACGAATGAGCGTTGGCGGAGGTCTGTCCAGACGTTCTGGGGATTGAGaggaaaaccagaaaaaaaaagtttttaaacactattttaaacatacaCTTAATTTTTTCATTGGTTAATTGTCAGAATCGAGCGAGGGagaattttatgctttttttttttttttacttttatcaaaGTCAGAAGAGTACATAAACTAAATCCATTGCATCTTTAAACCCAAAAGAAAACTCCAGATGATTCCATTTTCAGCTTAAGAAGCTTCTGATAGGTTAAATTGATGGCACACCTCAACCACAGAGCCTCTTTCTTTGACATCAAGGGAAAATCAAGAGAAATCAAGACATTAGGAAAAGAATTGTGGACCTCCACAAGTGTGGCTCATCCTTAGGTGCAATTTCCAGATGCCTAAAGGTGCCACATTCATCCGTTTAGACAACATTACACAATAAAAGACCTTGTGGAGATACTGGCTAAAACTGGCTGAAACTGGGAAGACAGTGTCCTTATCCACTGTAAAACGAGTCCTATACAACCATGAGCTGAAAGGTTTCTCTGGGAGGAGAAAGctattactttaaaaatacCATTAAAAAGCCAGACAAAAATCTTAACTTTTGGAGACATGTCCTGTGGTCTGTCAAAACTAAAATGGAACTGTTTGGCCATAAAGAGAAACAGTATATTTGGAGGTAAGGGCGAAGCTTTAAAAAAGGCGAGTGCGAGCAAGTAAGCCCACCAACCTAACCCACTAACACTAGTTCTGTCAAGAGGAGTGGGCCAAAACTTCTACAAAGCTATTGTAGAAACATTTGGCCCAAATGAAAATGTTTCGTGGAGAAATTCAACCAAATAATAAGGAAGTCTACGTAAATTTTTGACTGATAAaagtaattacaaaaaaaaatccataaaattcTTCCTTGCTTGATTCTGAAATTTAACAAAtgatatgttaatatttattgatctaAAAACAGAAGTTTActctaatttaatgtttaacaagtttttgtgttttttttccctgaagtatatgtaaatatctggtttcaaCTGTATAGATTATAGGGCGTATtgtaaaaattaaagtaaaagattaaaaacactttatgaaaaaaaaaacaatacatatgAGCTGAAGGCTATCAAAGCATcctattttttaataatgcctCAGCTGTGCCACAGGCTTATCAGATAGTAATTTGTACTGCAGAGCCCTGACCGTGTTAAGTGCAGAAATGAAGATATTTTCAGAATTTGGGCATTCCTGCATTGTAAAATGCATTCgtcttataaaatgttttaagtatATTTAGTTTATCagaacagcatttttattacaTCAGAGAGAGCATTATAcaggggcactggtggctcagtggtaggtgtttcgtctgccatgcgaaaggcccgggttcgattcccagccagtgcccaaaccccagccactggatccAGTGCCGTCCCAAGCCCgggtaaaatgggagggttgtgtcaggaagagcatccagcgtaaaatctgtgccaagcttgtTTGTGCGGACCAAGTGTCtactgtggtgacccctcgctgggagcagccgaaagaccaacaacagagagagaaagcaatataaaatgatatataaagTTACCTGCAGCTATTTCCCATCTCAATGAGCTTAAGGACATCTTCAGTGCACCTGACCTCTCTCTCCTGCAGCCCAACCACCTGCACCTGCTGTTTCCCGTCCTCCAGGACACGCAGCTTTGCTTTACGATTAAGCAAATCAAACACCTGGGCACAGCACCAAAATCCACAAAAAGTTACTTGGGGCAGataaatgtacataaaaaaaaaaatccctaaatgTGTGTAAACTCAGTAATGTTCTCCATCTGCTAACCCTTTACAACCACTAAATAACTGATTTTCAACTTCAAAAGTTTTCCGGGGGGATGAACAGAAGAAGTGTTTGTGTAACTTGCTTTTCCGCTGTAAATTTCAAAGAATGTTGAGTAGACTTGAAGATCTAATTTCTTGAAATTGGGTTTCTTCAACATAAGAAAAACATCACGAGCTGCAAGGAGTAAAAGGGACagaacaaaaatcttttttgagAATAGTTATCCTAATTAAGTATCCTAGTTAAgtaattttaaagcattatttttaagatgatGAATTTAAAAGCCCTTGAAAGGCTGCAAATTTGCAAACATTTACCAGCCAATGCATAGATTCCTTTTGAACAATCCTGATTCTTTCCTGAAAAATCTCCACCCATGGTctgaaataacaaaaaaaaaaaaaaaaattaaaatgtactttttgaTCAAGGTTAAGTGCAATTCCATTTGATAAGTGATATGCACTACAATTTATGACTTATCCAAAATGGAAATACCACATAAAGCATTgtctaataaaataattgttttaatgaTAATGGCAATGTTCTCTCACATGAGTTTTTCCGCTTCCAGTTTGACCATATGCAAAGCACGTAGCCATTCCTCTGTCAAAGATGGTTTCCACCAAAGGTCTTGCTGTAAACCTACACAAAAGAACTTGTTAATCTAAATTTCCACCACGGACAACAGAATCTATCACCAGTGAATTCCAATTAAGATGTATAGATGCACATATAAAAACGAACCCACCTATAGACCATTTCATTTGTTGCACTGTCATCAAAGGCATAATCAAACCGAAATGTTTGATTCTCTAGGTATCGGGTAAGGTCTACTTTCTGCTTAGGCTCATGGACCATGACGACATCTTTACTGGGGATTGTGATCACATCTAGCTCCTTTGCCGTCATTTCTGCAACACAGGAGTAACATGTTTCTTTAACACCACAGCTCACTACACAAACTcaagttatttaaaatacaactgttacattcattctttaaaaaactcaaaaagaattaaacattattataatagGAATGAAAAAGGTTATACAGTGTCATCTGTTTATATGTAACAGTGATCTGTATAACTGTTTTTAGAATGGGGAAATATAATGAGCCTAAACTGGTTGCACAAATTGGAGATTAAATGACACAATGCAAAAATTAAGAATACAATCATAGTAAAAGACAAAATTctgttttaccttttttatttagagGGCGCttcctcacacaaacacatattcgGTGCTCTTCAATCTGCCAACATGAAGTGTGTCTTTACTATTACACCAACAggatcacatttttttaatcttctctCAGCATTGAAAGCCCTTACAAATGTTCTAGTAGACATCCTTGACAAGATAAATAATGTACTTTAGTTCATACTCACCAAATCTGCTGCTGTTAGTGGTCTGTAATCCAGGTTTGCCCTAAAGTCTCTGATCATCTGCATTATTTCATAGTTGGGGACAGTCGTGTCTACCTCCTTCAAAACATTAATTATACCACATATAAGGCTGCAACTAATGACTAttttgatcatttatttatcaattattaaaattatttataggaTTATAAATGGCACAATTACTCAATAGAGCTTATTTTAATATCAGCTTTTAGATtaagtttaaaattgttttgtgcATGTGGTAACtaacaagaaaataaagataaaaattgaATAGTAAAAAAGGTGGATTTTAATGAACCCAGATGAAACTAAATCTAAAACCAAGGAAAAGCAAAGTACCAGCAATAAAACCtaactattaattaaaattaaagatgGTGAATGGCAATTATGGGAGTTAGtttaaaatgaagaagaaaaaaacggaGATTAATTTTGTGGTAAAGGTCAACTGATAGGGGAGGATTAGGCGTAGTGTAGAGCCTAGGTGTGGAAAAAGTAGACACAAATGCGGAAAATATGACTAATTAGTGTGTTGCTGTGAGCTGAAAAAAGTGTACATCACAAAAGTGTGttacagagagtgtgtgtgtgtatgcctgtgtgtaCATGCCATGTAGGTGTACAATGCACTTGTCGCACAATTCAAGTAGTACACTTGATTAAAATTTAGGgaggatttgggattcagccttgtgttagaagctagttttTAGCTCGCCTtaggcaaaaataaaacacttaagcaATCTGGAATGAAGCTTAGAAGCAGCTATTAAGGAGACAAAATGTTGCTTGGAATTatataacattatcagatgtgtcttcttactgaaagtgcttcggtgactggttttgaatctGCTCTCCCTTGAAACTATAGTGTTAGTACAAGTACCACACACGGTTCTTGCACCTTACACATCACTACACAAGAACTGGCTATATGGCTCTATATATTTTCCCCAACTGTTAAATTTCAAAGTTTAGTTTTCATTGTAAGGATTGCTGTACTTAGTCTAGTGACAAAGAATCGTGAATCACAGTGACCAAATTcgaactttgtgtgtgtgtgtgtgtgtgtgtgtgtgtgtgtgtgtgtgtgtgtattattttcCCTGCTACATCAAAACAACAGATGATAATCCAAGCAATACTGTGATAATGGGCTATGATGATCATAGGCGTATACGGACCTGGGCTCTTTTCTCCCTTAACTCTTGCTGCTGCAGTCGTCGCCTCTCCCTCTTCTCCTGCAGTTTCTCCACTTCTTTTACACAGTTGGACTTCCTCCTCGCTGCCAGACATCATGACAATACAGTCAGACAATCCTGACTAAACAATAGTGtcatttacttccttttttaaggatcttttcctcttctctccAAGTGCCTATGTTCAACTGCTAATATTCTGCATAACAATTAAACACAGACTGAAAATCAGTATAGGTGAAAAGCCTCAATAAATGCCCTAATTTACATAGTTCATTATGTACAAATCACCACCAACTTGGAGAGAAAGCAATAGAGTAGGGCTTCTCAATGCAATAACACGCGGTAATAAAGTGTATGTTTCCTACCTtgaaaaacagacattttataattattaataaacagtttGTTTTGTAGTCTGTTTGGAGATGGTAGCATCGAGCCTGACCCGAGATTAAGGCTAAACGTAATAATTTCTGTTTGACATAGTTGTCATGGCAACGTTAACCGCTGGCGAGCGTATGGTATTTGACGTCACAGGGTTCAAGGGGTCGGCTCACAGGCGCGGGTTTGGAGTTTTTGAGTTAGCTCACGGCTAACAAGCTTTCGCGTTCTGTCTCTGCGGGCACGGAAAGGCGAAACTTCGGCGTTTTCTGTCAGTGTACATCACGTCCCACGTGCGCGGTCACGATCCACATAACATTAGTGCCAATGTTTATTGACTGTCATTCACGTGTCGCATCTTTTGTGCGCCcagctttgtcattttaaatGGAGACGCGTGACAAGCGCGCTCACGACGTCGCGACGCTCGTGCGTTGTCCACGCTCTCAGAACTTTTCAGAATCAGCTTCACTCTTCTTAACTGGTCCGTGCTCTATCCGTCACGGGAGCACAAGCTCGCGAAAGCCACATATGAACGGGCCTCATGCAACGTTCACTTCAAAATCATTTATCTGTGTTATCGTTTAGGTCAGTTTgtttaatcagtttatttaGGCAAAAATGCACTTTACTCATATAGTTTGTTTAGGCATGAGAATCAGTCGATTTAGATTTCTTCTTTTGTAGTTTCTTTTCTAAAACacctataaatattttaatgttagaAGTTGGAGCTGGTTAAGTTCGCAAGCAATAATTTACTTGCAAACAGTGGCATTACTTTTGAGCTAATCTGGAACATCTTTTGAATCTTTTCAACACTTATGCAAGTTGCTTTAAAGTTAGAGTTGCTTTGGTTAAGTATCTGcagtcagtgttttttttttccccgactaggtttaaatgtattttgtctTAGACAGCATTAAACATGAATGtacagttgtggccaaaagttttgagaattacataaatattggaaattgaaaaagttgctgcttaagtttttataatagcaatttgcatatactccagaatgttctGAAGAGtaatcagatgaattgcatagtccttctttgccatgaaaattaacttaatcccccaaaaaaacctttccactgcattccattgctgtcattaaaggacctgctgagatcatttcagtaatcgtcatgttaactcaggtgagaatgttgacgagcacaaggctggagatcattatgtcaggctgattgggttagaatggcagacttgacatgttaaaaggagggtgatgcctgaaatcattgttcttccattgttaaccatggtgacccgcaaagaaacgcgtgcagccatcgttgtgttgcataaaaatggcctcacaggcaaggatattgtggctactaagattgcacccaaatcaacaatttatatgatcatcaagaacttcaaggaaagaggttttagggcgtccaagaaagtccagcaagcgccaggatcatCTCCTAAAGAGAATTTAGCTGCaagatcggagtgccaccagtgcagagcttgcataggaatggcagcaggcaggtatgagcgcatctgcacgcacagtgaggcgaaaacttttggaagatggcctggtgtcaagaagaacagcaaagaagccacttctctccaaaaaaaaaaacattagggaCGGATTGATCATCTGCAGAaggtatggtgaatggactgctgaggactggggcaaagtcatatacTCCGATAAAGCcagtttggggca
This region of Clarias gariepinus isolate MV-2021 ecotype Netherlands chromosome 9, CGAR_prim_01v2, whole genome shotgun sequence genomic DNA includes:
- the kif2a gene encoding kinesin-like protein KIF2A isoform X4; the protein is MLPSPNRLQNKLFINNYKMSVFQARRKSNCVKEVEKLQEKRERRRLQQQELREKRAQEVDTTVPNYEIMQMIRDFRANLDYRPLTAADLIEEHRICVCVRKRPLNKKEMTAKELDVITIPSKDVVMVHEPKQKVDLTRYLENQTFRFDYAFDDSATNEMVYRFTARPLVETIFDRGMATCFAYGQTGSGKTHTMGGDFSGKNQDCSKGIYALAARDVFLMLKKPNFKKLDLQVYSTFFEIYSGKVFDLLNRKAKLRVLEDGKQQVQVVGLQEREVRCTEDVLKLIEMGNSCRTSGQTSANAHSSRSHAVFQIILRRKGKMHGKFSLIDLAGNERGADTSSADRQTRLEGAEINKSLLALKECIRALGRNKPHTPFRASKLTQVLRDSFIGENSRTCMIATISPGMASCENTLNTLRYANRVKELTVDPNNMAEGLRPAINAINQLNIMDEEWELISSPQRDDLKLLCEQNEEEVSPQLFTFHEMVSQLVEMEDQVLEEHRAVYQESVRWLDDDKVLLEMTEEVDYDVDSYSSQLEQILDQKIDVLIELRDKVRSFRSALREEEQASKQINPKRPRAL
- the kif2a gene encoding kinesin-like protein KIF2A isoform X3, whose protein sequence is MAVNFGRIVVGIYVEIKRSDGRIHQAMVTSLNEDNESVTVEWIENGDTKGKEIDLECIFSLNPDVAPEEEISLSPVTPPPPTPVSMKNRRTIAPGRAEVPSRDNRVGSTRARPGQQQPESALPPPAQQPVQPTQAQTQQSQQQQQQQQQNARRKSNCVKEVEKLQEKRERRRLQQQELREKRAQEVDTTVPNYEIMQMIRDFRANLDYRPLTAADLIEEHRICVCVRKRPLNKKEMTAKELDVITIPSKDVVMVHEPKQKVDLTRYLENQTFRFDYAFDDSATNEMVYRFTARPLVETIFDRGMATCFAYGQTGSGKTHTMGGDFSGKNQDCSKGIYALAARDVFLMLKKPNFKKLDLQVYSTFFEIYSGKVFDLLNRKAKLRVLEDGKQQVQVVGLQEREVRCTEDVLKLIEMGNSCRTSGQTSANAHSSRSHAVFQIILRRKGKMHGKFSLIDLAGNERGADTSSADRQTRLEGAEINKSLLALKECIRALGRNKPHTPFRASKLTQVLRDSFIGENSRTCMIATISPGMASCENTLNTLRYANRVKELTVDPNNMAEGLRPAINAINQLNIMDEEWELISSPQRDDLKLLCEQNEEEVSPQLFTFHEMVSQLVEMEDQVLEEHRAVYQESVRWLDDDKVLLEMTEEVDYDVDSYSSQLEQILDQKIDVLIELRDKVRSFRSALREEEQASKQINPKRPRAL
- the kif2a gene encoding kinesin-like protein KIF2A isoform X2 — its product is MAVNFGRIVVGIYVEIKRSDGRIHQAMVTSLNEDNESVTVEWIENGDTKGKEIDLECIFSLNPDVAPEEEISLSPVTPPPPTPVSMKVNKIPKNRRTIAPGRAEVPSRDNRVGSTRARPGQQQPESALPPPAQQPVQPTQAQTQQSQQQQQQQQQNARRKSNCVKEVEKLQEKRERRRLQQQELREKRAQEVDTTVPNYEIMQMIRDFRANLDYRPLTAADLIEEHRICVCVRKRPLNKKEMTAKELDVITIPSKDVVMVHEPKQKVDLTRYLENQTFRFDYAFDDSATNEMVYRFTARPLVETIFDRGMATCFAYGQTGSGKTHTMGGDFSGKNQDCSKGIYALAARDVFLMLKKPNFKKLDLQVYSTFFEIYSGKVFDLLNRKAKLRVLEDGKQQVQVVGLQEREVRCTEDVLKLIEMGNSCRTSGQTSANAHSSRSHAVFQIILRRKGKMHGKFSLIDLAGNERGADTSSADRQTRLEGAEINKSLLALKECIRALGRNKPHTPFRASKLTQVLRDSFIGENSRTCMIATISPGMASCENTLNTLRYANRVKELTVDPNNMAEGLRPAINAINQLNIMDEEWELISSPQRDDLKLLCEQNEEEVSPQLFTFHEMVSQLVEMEDQVLEEHRAVYQESVRWLDDDKVLLEMTEEVDYDVDSYSSQLEQILDQKIDVLIELRDKVRSFRSALREEEQARPQESGILQR
- the kif2a gene encoding kinesin-like protein KIF2A isoform X1, yielding MAVNFGRIVVGIYVEIKRSDGRIHQAMVTSLNEDNESVTVEWIENGDTKGKEIDLECIFSLNPDVAPEEEISLSPVTPPPPTPVSMKVNKIPKNRRTIAPGRAEVPSRDNRVGSTRARPGQQQPESALPPPAQQPVQPTQAQTQQSQQQQQQQQQNARRKSNCVKEVEKLQEKRERRRLQQQELREKRAQEVDTTVPNYEIMQMIRDFRANLDYRPLTAADLIEEHRICVCVRKRPLNKKEMTAKELDVITIPSKDVVMVHEPKQKVDLTRYLENQTFRFDYAFDDSATNEMVYRFTARPLVETIFDRGMATCFAYGQTGSGKTHTMGGDFSGKNQDCSKGIYALAARDVFLMLKKPNFKKLDLQVYSTFFEIYSGKVFDLLNRKAKLRVLEDGKQQVQVVGLQEREVRCTEDVLKLIEMGNSCRTSGQTSANAHSSRSHAVFQIILRRKGKMHGKFSLIDLAGNERGADTSSADRQTRLEGAEINKSLLALKECIRALGRNKPHTPFRASKLTQVLRDSFIGENSRTCMIATISPGMASCENTLNTLRYANRVKELTVDPNNMAEGLRPAINAINQLNIMDEEWELISSPQRDDLKLLCEQNEEEVSPQLFTFHEMVSQLVEMEDQVLEEHRAVYQESVRWLDDDKVLLEMTEEVDYDVDSYSSQLEQILDQKIDVLIELRDKVRSFRSALREEEQASKQINPKRPRAL
- the kif2a gene encoding kinesin-like protein KIF2A isoform X5, translated to MAVNFGRIVVGIYVEIKRSDGRIHQAMVTSLNEDNESVTVEWIENGDTKGKEIDLECIFSLNPDVAPEEEISLSPVTPPPPTPVSMKVNKIPKNRRTIAPGRAEVPSRDNRVGSTRARPGQQQPESALPPPAQQPVQPTQAQTQQSQQQQQQQQQNARRKSNCVKEVEKLQEKRERRRLQQQELREKRAQEVDTTVPNYEIMQMIRDFRANLDYRPLTAADLIEEHRICVCVRKRPLNKKEMTAKELDVITIPSKDVVMVHEPKQKVDLTRYLENQTFRFDYAFDDSATNEMVYRFTARPLVETIFDRGMATCFAYGQTGSGKTHTMGGDFSGKNQDCSKGIYALAARDVFLMLKKPNFKKLDLQVYSTFFEIYSGKVFDLLNRKAKLRVLEDGKQQVQVVGLQEREVRCTEDVLKLIEMGNSCRTSGQTSANAHSSRSHAVFQIILRRKGKMHGKFSLIDLAGNERGADTSSADRQTRLEGAEINKSLLALKECIRALGRNKPHTPFRASKLTQVLRDSFIGENSRTCMIATISPGMASCENTLNTLRYANRVKEFGISPSDIPFSQGGSRSGLSPTCEVKELTVDPNNMAEGLRPAINAINQLNIMDEEWELISSPQRDDLKLLCEQNEEEVSPQLFTFHEMVSQLVEMEDQVLEEHRAVYQESVRWLDDDKVLLEMTEEVDYDVDSYSSQLEQILDQKIDVLIELRDKVRSFRSALREEEQASKQINPKRPRAL